A single genomic interval of Megalobrama amblycephala isolate DHTTF-2021 linkage group LG15, ASM1881202v1, whole genome shotgun sequence harbors:
- the LOC125247165 gene encoding uncharacterized protein LOC125247165, with the protein MFVQALLICIVLRALGAQARVADDFECKEFFYKKTEPGGMDQNAKKICQHMESFGSFYATLYSVHHRIPLYSAYKFDPQCSDDRGRINVWHLEPQISEPQGHGLYYMVRETEDNKYTYKGNQAISDDYSDTGYDRGHLYPNSFQCGEGRTATNTLTNAAPMDACFKRNKWGKWEKNLRSFLRDMLKSDGGAATAFIVTGTVPNANLRIPQREVSDDPERVTVPSHIWTAVCYEHSDDTKSFSFGYIGENKPEGDISLMSVSDLNRQIQNLYRQPSEINVFVDDCFGDNNNKLEKVKAKFQTLINLPVNQGVQMISAIQNTYLAVKSTIGSDGISEKKVKGEMTLKLAFDSMSTYHNVAEDLKVSVGSACLITLVRDVSGVSDAVECLLVPEKQKTAADGSRCLSVSESSDGCQCNTAGGEIKPCCSTPCLFQDKLHSYRCYSGQTLIKCSPRYSLITYTGERCKDDHPCATYGQDYYWCSTIDGSWGYCSPPLWTSKAINGKYCRSDHACATYGSGYMWCYTDKQGNYDYCCTSDDCYSAQNGQTCRSNHKCGYHDKNYLWCYTDYDDNWDYCCKSCQ; encoded by the exons ATGTTTGTTCAGGCTCTGCTCATCTGTATTGTGCTGAGAGCACTTGGTGCTCAGGCAAGAGTAGCCGATGACTTTGAGTGTAAAGAATTTTTCTACAAAAAGACAGAACCAGGGGGAATGGATCAGAATGCCAAGAAAATCTGTCAGCATATGGAAAGCTTTGGCTCGTTTTATGCTACACTGTACTCGGTTCATCACAGGATTCCTCTCTACAGCGCCTACAAATTTGACCCACAATGCTCTGACGACAGAGGAAGGATAAACGTCTGGCATTTAGAGCCACAG ATTTCCGAACCTCAAGGGCATGGGCTATACTATATGGTCCGTGAGActgaagataataaatacacttATAAAGGAAATCAAGCCATCAGCGATGACTACAGCGACACCGGATACGATCGCGGACACCTGTACCCGAACAGCTTCCAGTGCGGTGAAGGCCGTACGGCAACAAATACACTGACCAACGCAGCACCTATGGACGCGTGTTTCAAACGTAACAAATGGGGAAAGTGGGAGAAAAATTTGAGGAGTTTTTTAAGAGACATGCTTAAAAGTGACGGTGGTGCTGCTACAGCCTTCATTGTCACAGGTACAGTACCCAATGCGAATCTACGGATACCACAAAGAGAAGTCTCTGACGACCCTGAAAGAGTGACGGTGCCCTCTCACATCTGGACAGCTGTCTGTTATGAACACTCAGATGACACAAAGTCTTTCTCCTTCGGCTATATAGGGGAAAACAAGCCGGAAGGTGACATAAGCCTGATGAGCGTCTCAGACCTGAACAGACAAATACAAAATCTCTATCGTCAGCCCTCAGAAATTAACGTTTTTGTGGATGATTGTTTTggtgacaataataataaattagagAAGGTTAAGGCCAAATTTCAGACATTAATCAATCTACCAGTGAACCAAGGAGTCCAAATGATCTCAGCCATACAAAACACGTATCTCGCAGTAAAAAGCACCATCGGCAGTGATGGCATATCTGAAAAGAAAGTCAAGGGTGAGATGACATTAAAATTAGCCTTTGACAGCATGAGCACTTACCACAATGTAGCAGAGGATCTGAAGGTTTCTGTAGGAAGTGCTTGTCTTATAACACTAGTAAGGGACGTATCAGGGGTGTCAGATGCTGTCGAATGCCTGCTGGTCCCAGAGAAGCAAAAGACTGCAGCTGATGGATCACGGTGCTTGAGCGTCTCAGAATCTAGTGACGGCTGTCAGTGCAACACAGCAGGAGGAGAAATTAAGCCCTGCTGCTCCACTCCCTGCCTGTTCCAGGACAAACTCCATTCCTACAGGTGTTACTCAGGCCAGACGCTGATCAAGTGCTCACCCCGGTACTCCCTCATCACGTATACAGGAGAGAGATGCAAGGATGATCACCCATGTGCCACATACGGTCAGGACTACTACTGGTGTAGTACCATCGATGGCAGCTGGGGCTACTGCAGCCCTCCGCTGTGGACGAGTAAAGCTATAAACGGGAAGTACTGCCGCAGTGACCACGCCTGTGCCACATATGGTTCTGGATATATGTGGTGCTATACGGATAAACAAGGAAATTATGACTACTGCTGTACTTCTGATGACTGCTACTCAGCTCAGAATGGCCAAACCTGCCGGTCTAATCACAAGTGTGGCTACCATGATAAAAATTACCTGTGGTGCTACACGGATTATGACGACAACTGGGATTACTGTTGCAAATCATGTCAGTGA